Genomic window (Salinibacterium sp. M195):
GCGGATGCTCTGGCGGCAGCAGATCGAGCTATTCTCCTTCGCGAGATCGTGCGCAACACCGCAACCCAGCTGGGCCACACTGCTAGCTTCAGCCCGATTGTTGAAGCCAGTGGCAGCGGCTCCGGTGTTCACATTCACCTCAGTCTGCTCGATGACAACAACGAGCCTGTCGCCTACGACCCCAGTCGAGAGGGCGGACTTTCTGCCGTTGCGGGGTCGTTCGCCGCGGGAATCCTCAAGCACGCATCCGCGATCTCGGCCCTCGCCGCCTCTGGCGTTGTCTCGTATGAGCGACTAGCTCCGGGTCACTGGAGTGTTGGTGGCGTGTTCTTGGGTGAGAACAACCGAGAAGCCCTTCTGCGTATCTGCCCGCTGTACGAACGCCCCAATGCGAACCCGGCACGGCAGTACAACTTGGAGTTCCGTGGTGCTGACGTGACAAGCAACCCGTGGATCGCCTTGGGCACTCTGATCCGCGCAGGTCTTGAAGGGATCCGCAGCAACCTTCCCGCACCCAAGGTCGTGTCCGGCGAAACTTCTGACCTCACTCAAGAGCAATTAGACGAGTACGGCGTTGGCAATCTTCCGCACTCGTTGGGCAACGCTCTCGACCTTCTTGCCGCTGATGACGTCGTCACCGGTTGGTTCCCTGAGCGACTCCTTGAGACGTTTGTTCTCGTGAAACGTGCAGAGATTGAGCACGTGAACGGACTGTCCGACGATGAGAAATACGCAGCGTACTCCTACGCGTACTAGGCGCTCATCGTGTCGTCCGTGAATTGAACAAAGGTCTCCCATGCACAGTGTTAAGTCAGTAGAAGAGCAGTCGTTGCTGCTCTCCAAAGTCGATGAGCAGCTTTCGGCTGCTATCGAACTGCGCCATGAGCTTCACCGCAACCCTGCTCTCTCAGGAGAGGAAGGGCCAACAGCCGACCGCATCATTGCGGCGCTGGACGTTTCTGACTTTGAGAC
Coding sequences:
- a CDS encoding glutamine synthetase, whose amino-acid sequence is MAVILTSDLSGQCRGRSVRQSELDKYLVNGSGWVPANLAINPFGEIVSPNPFGSVGDLRLQPDVTSLSQIPLPDAEPTKVVLSDIVNQDGSAWDCCPRTFLRNAIADLKAETGLSVLSSFEHEFMLLDQDPEAPNIAFSLRNLLELEPLGSSIMAALEDAGLEPEMWLPEYAPRQWEVTVAPADALAAADRAILLREIVRNTATQLGHTASFSPIVEASGSGSGVHIHLSLLDDNNEPVAYDPSREGGLSAVAGSFAAGILKHASAISALAASGVVSYERLAPGHWSVGGVFLGENNREALLRICPLYERPNANPARQYNLEFRGADVTSNPWIALGTLIRAGLEGIRSNLPAPKVVSGETSDLTQEQLDEYGVGNLPHSLGNALDLLAADDVVTGWFPERLLETFVLVKRAEIEHVNGLSDDEKYAAYSYAY